One Glycocaulis abyssi DNA window includes the following coding sequences:
- a CDS encoding electron transfer flavoprotein-ubiquinone oxidoreductase, with protein sequence MADGGIERDAMEYDVVIAGGGPAGLAAAIRIRQLAEAEGREVSVAVIEKGSEVGAHILSGVVFDPKALDELFPDWRDDPNQPFDTEVTDDKFVALGESGSATFPGFAMPGFMHNHGCYIGSLGNLCRWLAEKAEGLGVEIYPGFPAASVIEEDGVIKGVVTGDMGVARDGSHKDMYQPGMELRAKYTLFAEGARGNLSKQLIRRFNLDEGREPQKYGLGMKELWRVKPEHHKKGLAMHTMGWPLSNDTGGGSFMYHFGDNLVAIGFVVHLNYKNPNLFPFGEFQRLKTHPDIAPIFEGAERLSYGARAITEGGFQSVPKLVFPGGALIGCSAGFVNVPRIKGSHNAMKTGMLAAEAAFAALGESRQHDELTAYEAAYDKSWVKAELKKVRNVKPLWTKWGTLVGVALGGMDMWTNQLFGFSIFGTMGHGGADYEATKPAAQCKPIHYPKPDGVLTFDRLSSVFISNTNHEEDQPIHLKVADMALQKASEHDVYGGPSARYCPAAVYEWVDEGGEPKFVINAQNCVHCKTCDIKDPNQNINWTTPEGAGGPNYPNM encoded by the coding sequence ATGGCTGACGGCGGAATCGAACGCGACGCGATGGAATACGATGTGGTGATTGCAGGCGGCGGACCGGCCGGTCTGGCGGCTGCCATCCGCATCCGGCAACTGGCCGAGGCCGAGGGCCGCGAGGTCTCTGTTGCCGTGATCGAGAAAGGCTCCGAGGTCGGCGCCCATATCCTCTCTGGTGTCGTGTTTGATCCCAAGGCGCTCGACGAGCTGTTTCCTGACTGGCGCGATGATCCGAACCAGCCTTTTGATACCGAAGTCACTGACGACAAGTTCGTGGCGCTGGGCGAGTCCGGCTCTGCGACTTTCCCCGGCTTTGCCATGCCGGGCTTCATGCATAATCACGGCTGCTATATCGGCTCGCTGGGCAATCTGTGCCGCTGGCTGGCTGAAAAGGCTGAAGGCCTGGGCGTGGAGATCTATCCCGGCTTCCCTGCTGCCTCGGTGATCGAGGAAGACGGCGTCATCAAGGGCGTTGTCACCGGCGATATGGGTGTGGCCCGGGATGGCAGTCACAAGGACATGTACCAGCCCGGCATGGAGCTGCGCGCCAAGTACACGCTCTTTGCCGAAGGCGCGCGCGGCAATCTCTCCAAGCAGCTGATCAGGCGCTTCAATCTCGATGAGGGGCGCGAGCCGCAAAAGTATGGCCTCGGCATGAAGGAGCTCTGGCGCGTGAAGCCGGAGCACCACAAGAAGGGCCTCGCCATGCACACCATGGGCTGGCCGCTTTCGAACGATACGGGCGGCGGCTCGTTCATGTATCATTTCGGCGATAATCTGGTCGCCATCGGTTTTGTGGTGCACCTCAATTACAAGAACCCGAACCTGTTCCCGTTCGGTGAGTTCCAGCGCCTGAAGACCCATCCCGATATCGCGCCGATCTTTGAGGGCGCAGAGCGCCTGTCCTATGGTGCGCGCGCGATTACAGAAGGCGGCTTCCAGTCCGTGCCGAAGCTGGTCTTCCCGGGCGGCGCGCTGATCGGCTGCTCGGCCGGCTTTGTGAACGTGCCGCGCATCAAGGGCAGCCATAACGCCATGAAGACCGGCATGCTGGCCGCAGAGGCCGCCTTTGCCGCGCTGGGCGAGAGCCGCCAGCATGATGAGCTCACCGCCTATGAGGCGGCATATGACAAATCCTGGGTCAAGGCGGAGCTGAAGAAGGTCCGCAACGTCAAGCCGCTCTGGACCAAATGGGGCACGCTTGTGGGCGTGGCGCTGGGCGGCATGGATATGTGGACGAACCAGCTGTTCGGCTTTTCCATCTTCGGCACGATGGGCCATGGCGGCGCCGATTACGAGGCGACAAAACCCGCCGCCCAGTGCAAGCCGATCCACTATCCCAAGCCCGATGGCGTACTGACCTTCGACCGTCTCTCATCGGTATTCATCTCCAACACCAATCATGAGGAGGATCAGCCGATCCACCTCAAAGTCGCCGACATGGCGCTGCAGAAAGCCAGCGAACATGATGTCTATGGCGGGCCGTCAGCGCGCTACTGCCCGGCTGCGGTGTATGAATGGGTCGACGAGGGTGGAGAGCCCAAATTCGTGATCAACGCGCAGAACTGCGTCCACTGCAAAACCTGCGACATCAAGGATCCCAACCAGAACATCAACTGGACGACGCCAGAGGGAGCCGGTGGCCCGAACTACCCCAACATGTAG
- a CDS encoding TIGR04283 family arsenosugar biosynthesis glycosyltransferase: MRLMARMSHVIVIIPALNAAPSLPDTFASLEPAIACGLVSRWVLADGGSGDATVKLARARGFDVVKSLPGRGVQLAAGAARAIEGAGEGDWLLFLHADTRLEPGWAKAVKAFMAAHAGGEVAGYFQFALDDESAPARRLERFVAWRCAAFGLPYGDQGLLVPARFYERLGGYRLMRLFEDVDVVRRIGRRRLKPVPARAITSAARFRSEGYLRRSAANLLLLARYFLGADPEKLARVYSRRRS, translated from the coding sequence ATGCGCCTTATGGCGCGCATGAGCCATGTGATTGTTATCATTCCCGCACTGAACGCGGCCCCCTCCCTGCCGGACACGTTCGCCAGCCTGGAACCGGCCATTGCCTGCGGGCTGGTCTCGCGCTGGGTGCTGGCCGATGGCGGGTCGGGCGATGCCACGGTAAAGCTCGCCCGCGCGCGCGGATTTGATGTGGTCAAATCCCTGCCGGGGCGCGGTGTGCAGCTCGCCGCCGGGGCAGCCCGCGCGATTGAAGGCGCCGGCGAAGGCGACTGGCTGCTCTTCCTGCACGCGGACACACGGCTGGAGCCGGGCTGGGCGAAGGCGGTGAAAGCCTTCATGGCGGCGCATGCGGGCGGGGAGGTTGCGGGATATTTCCAGTTTGCGCTGGATGATGAGAGCGCGCCTGCGCGCCGTCTGGAGCGGTTTGTGGCCTGGCGCTGCGCGGCGTTCGGCCTGCCCTATGGCGATCAGGGATTGCTCGTTCCGGCACGGTTTTATGAGAGGCTTGGCGGATACCGCCTGATGCGCCTGTTTGAGGATGTGGACGTCGTAAGGCGCATAGGCAGGCGCCGCCTGAAACCGGTTCCGGCGCGCGCTATCACCAGCGCCGCGCGCTTCCGCTCCGAGGGGTATCTGCGCCGCTCTGCGGCCAATCTTCTCCTGCTCGCGCGATATTTCCTCGGCGCGGACCCGGAAAAGCTGGCGCGGGTCTATTCAAGGCGCAGGTCATGA
- a CDS encoding tetratricopeptide repeat protein, translating into MARTTPTCSPDAPRRRSSLAGLMRVALCLPVLAVSCALPQSLVQDEETSAYGAFLAARYAGSSRETAESSRFYAEALSHEPGSPLLSERAFYSALLAGQFERADGPARAAGDHPDGLQLAHIYLKGGELAGRIRGPSVELDDPFGPFGAMVSSMLDDWRLVRAGRASEAADRPVTASAGLTGHIMLHRGMILEAAGRMEAADEAYRAAYSGLDMEGYTTIVRGGFFERQGRRDDARRLYQTHLSRSVGERDPEVAQALARLDAGGRPPARFTPAQGAARSMFAPAAMLNASAPAEYAALYLRIVQSIDPEFDRNTMLLATILDRLGLEDDAVAAFDSVDSPPFLEQARVDAAWTLFRRGDQTDALARARALASGQMAEQPRLLLADIYRLTGHCDDAVALYDAVLEERAAEGREMDWRHIFYRGVCLQIAGDWAGAEAGFLQALALEPDEARVLNHLGYNWIVLGERVNEGFALVERAAELAPENGAILDSLGWGHFKLGRYDEAVQWLERAVELSPANATIHWHLGDAYARSGRTLEAGFQWQRALDLTADPREEALLELRLAQGLDGAPEDVE; encoded by the coding sequence GTGGCCCGAACTACCCCAACATGTAGCCCGGACGCGCCGCGCAGGCGTTCCTCGCTGGCCGGTCTGATGCGCGTGGCCTTGTGCCTGCCCGTGCTGGCGGTGTCGTGTGCGCTGCCGCAAAGCCTGGTGCAGGATGAGGAGACCAGCGCATACGGCGCTTTTCTCGCTGCGCGCTATGCCGGTTCATCGCGCGAAACGGCTGAATCTTCGCGCTTTTATGCCGAGGCGTTGAGCCATGAGCCCGGCTCGCCACTGCTGTCGGAGCGCGCCTTCTACTCGGCGCTGCTGGCCGGCCAGTTCGAACGGGCGGACGGCCCTGCACGTGCTGCCGGGGATCACCCGGACGGGCTGCAGCTGGCCCATATATATCTGAAGGGCGGTGAGCTTGCCGGGCGCATACGCGGCCCGTCGGTGGAGCTCGATGATCCGTTCGGGCCTTTCGGCGCGATGGTGTCCTCCATGCTGGATGACTGGCGGCTTGTCCGGGCCGGGCGGGCATCAGAGGCTGCTGACCGGCCCGTTACGGCCTCGGCCGGGCTGACCGGGCACATCATGCTTCACAGGGGGATGATCCTGGAGGCGGCCGGGCGCATGGAGGCGGCTGACGAAGCCTATCGCGCAGCATATTCGGGCCTCGACATGGAGGGTTACACCACCATCGTCCGCGGCGGATTTTTCGAACGTCAGGGGCGGCGCGATGACGCGCGGCGTCTGTACCAGACGCATCTGAGCCGCAGCGTTGGCGAACGTGACCCCGAGGTGGCACAGGCTCTGGCGCGTCTGGATGCCGGAGGGCGCCCCCCGGCGCGGTTCACGCCGGCGCAAGGCGCGGCGCGCTCCATGTTTGCGCCTGCGGCCATGCTGAATGCTTCTGCGCCGGCGGAATATGCTGCGCTCTACCTTCGTATTGTGCAGAGCATCGACCCGGAATTTGACCGTAACACCATGCTTCTGGCGACGATTCTCGATCGGCTGGGGCTGGAGGATGACGCGGTCGCCGCCTTCGATTCGGTGGACAGCCCGCCCTTCTTGGAGCAGGCGCGTGTCGATGCGGCGTGGACCCTGTTCCGGCGTGGTGACCAGACTGATGCGCTGGCGCGTGCGCGTGCGCTGGCCTCCGGCCAGATGGCCGAACAGCCGCGCCTGCTACTGGCCGATATCTACCGGCTGACGGGACATTGCGATGACGCGGTGGCGCTCTACGACGCGGTGCTCGAAGAGCGGGCCGCCGAGGGCCGGGAGATGGACTGGCGCCACATTTTCTATCGTGGCGTGTGCCTGCAGATTGCCGGTGACTGGGCGGGGGCGGAGGCAGGCTTCCTGCAGGCACTCGCGCTGGAACCTGACGAGGCGCGGGTCCTCAATCATCTGGGCTATAACTGGATCGTGCTGGGAGAGCGCGTCAATGAAGGTTTCGCCCTGGTGGAGCGGGCCGCCGAACTGGCGCCGGAGAACGGGGCCATTCTCGACAGTCTCGGCTGGGGGCATTTCAAGCTCGGCCGGTATGACGAGGCGGTGCAATGGCTGGAGCGCGCTGTGGAGCTTTCCCCGGCCAACGCCACCATCCACTGGCATCTGGGCGACGCCTATGCGCGGTCTGGGCGGACGCTGGAGGCTGGCTTTCAGTGGCAGCGTGCACTCGACCTGACGGCTGACCCGCGCGAGGAGGCCCTTCTGGAGCTGCGCCTTGCGCAAGGCCTGGACGGCGCGCCCGAGGACGTTGAATGA
- a CDS encoding site-specific DNA-methyltransferase → MRVALVSTVLPINQVLHGNCVEIMQTLPDNSVDLIFADPPYNLQLGGELHRPDNSRVDAVDNDWDQIGGFDEYDLFTCGWLEEARRVLKEDGALWTIGSYHNIFRVGTFLQDMGFWVLNDVIWRKSNPMPNFKGTRFTNAHETLIWAAKHKTSKVTFNYAAMKSLNDGVQMRSDWTLPICSGGERLKAGDGRKAHPTQKPESLLHRVLLSTTHPGQIVLDPFFGTGTTGAVARKLGRKFIGIEADADYVTLARQRIEAISPGDASALQVTASKRSLPRIPFGNVVEAGLIKPGDTLFCAQGRRTARVRADGSVTGGGETGSIHQVGAAVQGAPSCNGWTFWHIRRNGTLMPIDVLRSRIRAEMEEA, encoded by the coding sequence ATGAGGGTGGCTCTGGTGTCAACAGTTTTGCCGATAAATCAGGTCCTGCATGGGAATTGCGTGGAGATCATGCAGACCCTGCCAGACAACAGTGTGGATCTGATCTTTGCCGATCCGCCCTACAACCTTCAGCTCGGCGGTGAACTGCACCGCCCCGACAACTCCAGGGTGGATGCGGTCGATAATGACTGGGACCAGATTGGCGGGTTCGACGAGTATGATCTGTTCACTTGCGGCTGGCTGGAAGAGGCGCGGCGCGTCCTGAAGGAGGATGGCGCGCTGTGGACGATCGGCAGCTATCACAACATTTTCCGCGTGGGCACCTTCCTGCAGGATATGGGCTTCTGGGTGCTCAATGATGTCATCTGGCGCAAGTCCAACCCGATGCCGAATTTCAAGGGCACGCGCTTTACCAATGCGCACGAGACCCTGATCTGGGCCGCCAAACACAAGACCAGCAAGGTCACCTTCAACTACGCCGCCATGAAATCATTGAATGACGGCGTGCAGATGCGCTCTGACTGGACCCTGCCGATCTGCTCGGGCGGTGAGCGCCTGAAAGCGGGCGATGGCCGCAAGGCCCACCCGACGCAAAAGCCTGAAAGCCTGCTCCATCGCGTACTGCTCTCTACCACCCATCCCGGCCAGATCGTGCTCGACCCGTTCTTCGGCACCGGCACCACGGGGGCGGTAGCGAGGAAGCTCGGCCGCAAATTTATCGGCATTGAGGCCGATGCCGACTATGTGACGCTGGCCCGACAGCGCATAGAGGCGATCAGCCCCGGCGATGCCAGCGCACTGCAGGTGACCGCCTCCAAGCGGTCCTTGCCCCGCATTCCGTTCGGCAATGTGGTCGAGGCGGGCCTTATCAAGCCGGGTGATACGCTGTTCTGTGCGCAAGGCCGGCGCACAGCGCGCGTGCGCGCCGATGGCTCGGTAACGGGTGGGGGCGAGACCGGCTCCATCCACCAGGTAGGCGCTGCCGTGCAAGGTGCCCCCTCCTGCAATGGCTGGACGTTCTGGCATATCCGCCGCAATGGCACGCTGATGCCCATCGATGTGCTGCGCAGCCGCATCCGCGCAGAGATGGAGGAAGCTTAG
- a CDS encoding ribonuclease HII, protein MREAQIIAGIDEAGRGPLAGPVVAAAVILPAHFSALSALADSKKLTARRREALAAIIRAEAMVGVGIAEPAEIDRVNVLEATMRAMSRACRNLPLVPHKVLVDGNRLPRLDCPAEAIIGGDGSQPMISAASIIAKTVRDALMIEAALRWPGYALEGHKGYGAKAHIDALQGLGATPIHRFSYRPVAHAAEKSAQG, encoded by the coding sequence ATGAGAGAAGCGCAGATCATCGCAGGCATAGACGAGGCCGGGCGCGGGCCGCTGGCCGGGCCAGTGGTAGCAGCCGCGGTGATCCTGCCTGCACACTTCTCTGCCCTCTCCGCACTGGCGGATTCCAAAAAGCTGACCGCTAGACGCCGCGAGGCGCTGGCCGCCATCATCCGCGCCGAGGCCATGGTCGGTGTCGGCATTGCGGAACCCGCCGAGATTGACCGGGTAAACGTGCTCGAAGCGACCATGCGGGCCATGTCGCGCGCCTGCCGGAACCTGCCCCTCGTCCCGCATAAAGTCCTGGTCGATGGCAACCGCCTGCCCCGCCTCGACTGCCCGGCAGAGGCGATTATCGGCGGCGATGGCAGCCAGCCGATGATTTCAGCCGCCTCCATCATCGCAAAAACCGTGCGCGACGCCCTGATGATCGAGGCTGCACTGCGCTGGCCCGGCTACGCGCTGGAAGGCCATAAAGGCTATGGCGCAAAGGCCCATATCGATGCCCTGCAAGGGCTGGGCGCCACACCCATCCATCGCTTTTCCTACCGCCCTGTCGCGCATGCGGCAGAAAAAAGTGCACAAGGGTGA
- a CDS encoding TIGR04282 family arsenosugar biosynthesis glycosyltransferase yields the protein MSKARLIVFARAPVIGGAKTRLAAGIGKVMAWRAYRAMTAKTLRAVRDNARWRTVLAVSPDSAITRAFGKVWPDDLMRWPQGGGDLGARQARVLAGAGPIAIIGTDAPDITRRDVARAFALLKRHDAVIGPAEDGGYWLLALKGPAPRGLFEGIRWSSAHTRSDLEIRLRAHGLARIAYLRELADVDEA from the coding sequence ATGAGCAAAGCGCGCCTCATCGTCTTTGCCCGCGCGCCGGTGATTGGCGGAGCCAAGACGCGCCTTGCCGCCGGTATCGGCAAGGTGATGGCGTGGCGCGCCTACCGGGCGATGACGGCCAAAACGCTTCGGGCCGTGCGCGATAATGCGCGCTGGCGGACCGTGCTGGCAGTCAGCCCGGACAGCGCCATCACCCGCGCGTTCGGCAAGGTCTGGCCGGATGATCTGATGCGCTGGCCGCAAGGGGGCGGTGATCTCGGTGCGCGGCAGGCAAGGGTGTTGGCCGGTGCTGGCCCCATCGCAATCATCGGCACCGATGCGCCCGACATTACCCGGCGCGATGTCGCGCGCGCTTTCGCCCTGCTCAAACGCCATGACGCGGTGATTGGCCCGGCGGAAGATGGCGGTTACTGGCTGCTGGCGCTTAAAGGCCCGGCCCCGCGCGGGCTGTTTGAGGGCATACGCTGGTCGAGCGCCCATACGCGCAGCGATCTTGAGATCCGCCTTCGCGCCCACGGCCTTGCCCGCATCGCGTATTTGCGCGAGCTGGCCGATGTGGATGAAGCTTAG
- the mutY gene encoding A/G-specific adenine glycosylase has product MRARLLAWYDREGRTLPWRIRPEERVAGRVADAYAVWLSEIMLQQTTVAHAAPYYAKFLSLWPTVHDLADAPREDVMAAWAGLGYYARARNLHACAQAVSRELGGVFPSDLEGLRALPGIGEYTAHAIRAAAFNLPASVVDANVERVITRVFRIEAPLPSAKPDIRKHAASLADPARPGDYAQAIMDLGAVICTPRAPSCGACPWAAHCAARAAGDQERYPVKAAKKVKPVRHGLAFVVLRGEGEGREVLVRTRPDKGLLGGMLEVPGTDWVVDAGALPALSEAAPLALRWREAGRITHVFTHFELRLTVFAAPLSGEANLPDGARWVGVHPIRAAGLPTAMKKAVQAAL; this is encoded by the coding sequence ATGCGCGCGCGTCTTCTTGCCTGGTACGACCGGGAGGGGCGTACCCTGCCGTGGCGCATAAGGCCTGAAGAGCGCGTGGCGGGCCGCGTGGCAGACGCGTACGCCGTCTGGCTGTCGGAGATCATGCTGCAGCAGACGACAGTGGCCCATGCCGCGCCGTACTATGCGAAATTCCTGTCGCTCTGGCCGACGGTCCATGATCTTGCCGATGCGCCGCGCGAGGATGTGATGGCAGCCTGGGCGGGGCTTGGATATTACGCCCGCGCCCGCAATCTGCATGCCTGCGCGCAAGCCGTATCGCGTGAGCTGGGCGGGGTGTTCCCGTCTGATCTGGAAGGGCTTCGCGCGCTGCCTGGCATAGGCGAATACACCGCGCACGCTATCCGCGCAGCCGCCTTCAACCTGCCCGCCAGCGTGGTGGATGCCAATGTGGAGCGTGTCATCACACGGGTCTTCCGTATCGAGGCGCCGCTGCCCTCTGCCAAGCCAGACATCCGCAAACATGCGGCCAGCCTGGCTGATCCGGCCCGGCCCGGAGACTACGCACAGGCCATCATGGATCTGGGCGCGGTTATCTGCACGCCGCGCGCTCCCTCCTGCGGTGCGTGTCCGTGGGCGGCGCACTGTGCCGCGCGCGCTGCGGGCGATCAGGAACGCTATCCGGTGAAAGCCGCGAAGAAGGTCAAGCCCGTGCGCCATGGCCTCGCCTTCGTGGTCCTGCGCGGGGAGGGCGAGGGCCGCGAGGTGCTGGTGCGCACACGGCCCGACAAGGGGCTGCTGGGCGGCATGCTGGAAGTGCCGGGGACGGACTGGGTGGTGGACGCCGGGGCGTTGCCCGCCCTGTCAGAAGCCGCGCCGCTGGCGCTCAGATGGCGCGAGGCGGGCCGGATCACCCATGTCTTCACCCATTTTGAATTGCGCCTGACGGTTTTTGCCGCGCCCCTGTCGGGGGAGGCAAACCTGCCCGATGGCGCGCGCTGGGTGGGTGTGCACCCGATCCGTGCGGCAGGGCTGCCTACAGCGATGAAAAAGGCGGTGCAGGCGGCGTTGTAG
- a CDS encoding uracil-DNA glycosylase family protein produces MTPDHPPSQANALAALKSLAGWWEDAGIAVDIPPAPPAALRKSAPERQAAPAAPAVKSAPAGPEKPAQDASAMARAATDIAALKVAVESFDGCDLKRTARNTVFARGNHEAPLMVIGEGPGQDEDREGLPFVGRSGQLLDRMLAAIGLDETSAYITNVVFWRPPGNRKPSTEEIEICRPFVERHIALAKPRLILLAGGISTQAMLKTPQGIMALRGRWSQVTVEGHSTPALPIFHPAFLLRRPQEKAKAWADLLSLQEKLEELS; encoded by the coding sequence GTGACGCCTGACCATCCACCCTCCCAAGCCAATGCGCTCGCCGCGCTGAAAAGCCTGGCCGGCTGGTGGGAGGATGCCGGGATCGCGGTGGATATCCCCCCTGCCCCGCCCGCAGCGCTGCGCAAGAGTGCACCGGAGCGTCAGGCCGCCCCGGCCGCGCCTGCGGTGAAATCCGCGCCTGCGGGGCCGGAAAAGCCCGCGCAGGACGCGAGCGCGATGGCGCGTGCCGCCACTGACATCGCGGCGCTGAAAGTCGCCGTGGAGAGTTTTGACGGGTGCGACCTGAAACGCACCGCCCGCAACACCGTGTTCGCGCGCGGGAACCACGAAGCGCCCCTGATGGTGATCGGCGAAGGGCCAGGGCAGGACGAGGACCGCGAGGGCCTGCCTTTCGTGGGCCGCTCTGGCCAACTCCTCGACCGCATGCTCGCCGCCATCGGCCTTGATGAAACCAGCGCCTACATCACCAATGTCGTGTTCTGGCGTCCGCCCGGAAACCGCAAGCCCTCCACAGAGGAAATCGAGATCTGCCGCCCGTTTGTGGAGCGCCATATCGCGCTGGCAAAACCGCGCCTCATCCTGCTGGCGGGCGGTATCTCCACACAGGCCATGCTGAAAACGCCCCAAGGGATCATGGCGTTGCGCGGGCGCTGGTCGCAAGTGACCGTGGAGGGCCATTCCACCCCGGCCCTGCCAATTTTCCACCCGGCCTTCCTCCTGCGCCGTCCGCAGGAAAAGGCGAAAGCCTGGGCCGATCTGCTGAGCCTGCAGGAGAAGCTGGAAGAGCTTTCCTAA
- a CDS encoding PA0069 family radical SAM protein yields the protein MNAITPARQSEALPDPFQPSGRGAKSNASGRFERTTSQPVDDGWHSEAPPRQIKTTLIRDAARSIITSNDSPDISFDQSVNPYRGCEHGCIYCFARPTHAYWGYSAGLDFESVIFFKPGAAELLRKAFSKRGYAPRPVALGSNTDPYQPVERDLRITRSILETCLAFRHPVSIITKSAGVLRDLDLLSELAALGLAHVAISVTTLDAKLARTMEPRASTPTRRLSAITALSEAGVPVSIFTSPMIPGLNDHELENLLGAGAKAGADHASYVLLRLPLEVEPLFRQWLSVERPLSAKKIMGLIESTRGGKAYDSRFHARMRGEGPVAGLIRARFERACRANGLSRKVAPLRADLFTVPEKDSDQLSLF from the coding sequence ATGAACGCGATTACCCCCGCCCGCCAGTCAGAGGCCCTGCCCGACCCCTTCCAGCCTTCTGGAAGGGGCGCAAAGTCCAACGCTTCGGGACGGTTTGAGCGCACGACCTCGCAGCCGGTCGATGATGGCTGGCACAGCGAGGCGCCGCCGCGCCAGATCAAGACCACACTCATCCGCGATGCGGCACGCTCCATCATCACGAGTAATGACAGCCCGGATATCAGCTTTGACCAGTCGGTGAACCCCTACCGGGGCTGTGAGCATGGCTGCATCTACTGTTTTGCGCGGCCCACCCATGCCTATTGGGGCTATTCGGCAGGCCTCGACTTTGAAAGCGTGATCTTTTTCAAGCCCGGCGCGGCAGAGCTTTTACGCAAGGCGTTTTCAAAGCGCGGCTATGCTCCGCGCCCGGTCGCGCTGGGCAGCAATACCGACCCCTACCAGCCGGTGGAGCGCGATTTGCGCATTACCCGCTCCATCCTTGAAACCTGCCTGGCGTTCCGCCACCCGGTCAGCATCATCACCAAATCGGCAGGCGTGCTGCGTGATCTGGACCTACTATCGGAACTGGCCGCGCTTGGCCTTGCTCATGTGGCGATCTCGGTGACGACGCTGGATGCGAAGCTGGCCAGAACCATGGAGCCACGCGCTTCCACGCCCACGCGGCGGCTCTCGGCCATCACGGCATTGAGCGAAGCGGGCGTGCCGGTCAGCATTTTCACCTCGCCCATGATACCGGGCCTCAATGATCACGAGCTGGAAAACCTGCTCGGCGCCGGCGCGAAGGCCGGGGCAGACCATGCCAGCTATGTATTGCTCCGCCTGCCGCTGGAGGTGGAGCCTCTGTTCAGACAATGGCTCTCGGTTGAACGCCCTCTCTCCGCCAAAAAAATCATGGGACTGATCGAGAGCACGCGCGGCGGCAAGGCCTATGACAGCCGCTTCCATGCGCGGATGCGCGGCGAAGGCCCGGTGGCAGGGCTGATCCGCGCCCGCTTCGAGAGGGCCTGCCGGGCGAACGGGCTTTCGCGCAAGGTGGCGCCGCTGCGCGCGGACCTTTTTACCGTACCGGAAAAGGACAGCGATCAGCTGAGTTTGTTTTGA
- a CDS encoding 4-(cytidine 5'-diphospho)-2-C-methyl-D-erythritol kinase yields MSESGPGRLTVFAPAKINLTLRVAVPRPDGYHPLQSLVVFADWGDTLHASPASDLSLQLDGPFAPALAEDTHNLVLKAAWALRAAADQPQLGARLTLDKHLPVASGMGGGSADAAAALKVLNDLWELGFSTRALAEIGSVVGADVPACVWSRPLLMEGIGEEIRVLPAWPELNAVIVNPGVPVSTPDVFRALDRCEDRTGFGVLSRVPVAGDPAAALALAAAGRNDLEQPAVILNPVIGDVLAELNAFDAVRLARMTGSGASCFALVDEAAMASHVARALSESHPDWIVRPVRLAGAA; encoded by the coding sequence ATGAGCGAGTCCGGCCCGGGCAGGCTGACAGTCTTTGCGCCTGCGAAAATCAATCTCACCTTGCGCGTGGCTGTACCGCGGCCTGATGGCTATCACCCCTTGCAGAGCCTTGTCGTGTTTGCCGATTGGGGCGACACGCTGCATGCCAGCCCGGCCAGTGATCTCAGCCTGCAGCTGGATGGACCGTTTGCGCCGGCGCTCGCGGAGGACACCCATAATCTGGTGCTGAAGGCCGCCTGGGCATTGCGTGCTGCCGCAGACCAGCCGCAGCTGGGCGCACGTCTGACGCTGGACAAGCACTTGCCGGTCGCATCGGGCATGGGGGGCGGTTCGGCTGATGCGGCAGCGGCACTCAAGGTGCTCAATGATCTGTGGGAGCTGGGCTTTTCGACCCGCGCGCTGGCTGAGATTGGCAGCGTGGTTGGCGCTGACGTGCCGGCCTGTGTCTGGTCGCGTCCCTTGCTGATGGAAGGTATTGGCGAGGAGATCAGGGTTCTGCCCGCCTGGCCGGAGCTGAACGCGGTTATCGTCAATCCGGGCGTGCCGGTATCAACGCCGGACGTATTCCGGGCGCTCGACCGGTGCGAAGACCGCACAGGATTTGGCGTGCTGTCACGCGTGCCCGTGGCGGGAGACCCGGCTGCGGCGCTGGCGCTCGCGGCAGCGGGACGCAATGATCTGGAACAGCCTGCTGTCATATTGAATCCGGTGATCGGCGATGTGCTGGCCGAATTGAACGCGTTCGACGCAGTGCGTCTGGCGCGCATGACCGGCTCAGGCGCAAGCTGTTTTGCGCTGGTCGATGAGGCTGCAATGGCCTCGCATGTGGCGCGGGCATTGTCGGAAAGTCACCCGGACTGGATTGTCCGCCCTGTGCGGCTGGCCGGAGCGGCCTGA